One Deinococcus aestuarii DNA segment encodes these proteins:
- a CDS encoding IS982 family transposase: MARYRPPHSLSRRAAIRHFYRWTRRQFSTRKTCAHQKITDAWLIALLLSRFVFKVPHASIWWSLLKEDRNGLPSYTQAYTRSLRLLAHLETLANTAEHLAEVIIDSMPLPICRPKRTKCCAFPGARWGYGTQGDFYGYKLHAWVTVSGKIVQYALRPANLHDLTVSFELNQRWPEFGGPKIIGDKGYAALGFVFPPKKNTRYDTGWRETRHPKLRKRIETVFSQLVAGQIRSVQAKTLAGLRLRVVLAVLAHNLTRP, translated from the coding sequence GTGCAGCTATCCGCCACTTCTACCGTTGGACCCGGCGGCAGTTCAGCACCCGAAAGACTTGCGCACACCAGAAGATCACGGACGCCTGGCTGATCGCGTTGCTGCTGAGCCGATTCGTGTTCAAGGTCCCTCACGCGTCCATCTGGTGGAGCCTCTTGAAGGAAGACCGGAACGGTCTTCCTTCGTACACTCAGGCGTACACGCGAAGCCTGCGGCTCTTGGCCCATCTCGAAACCCTGGCAAACACGGCTGAACACTTGGCCGAGGTCATCATCGACTCGATGCCTCTCCCCATTTGCCGTCCCAAACGCACGAAGTGCTGCGCGTTCCCGGGTGCACGGTGGGGGTACGGAACGCAGGGCGACTTCTATGGCTACAAGTTGCATGCGTGGGTGACCGTCAGCGGAAAGATCGTCCAGTACGCACTCCGGCCCGCCAATCTCCACGACCTGACCGTCAGCTTTGAGCTGAATCAAAGGTGGCCGGAGTTCGGTGGCCCCAAGATCATCGGAGACAAAGGCTATGCCGCGCTGGGCTTTGTCTTTCCGCCCAAGAAGAACACGCGATACGACACGGGGTGGCGGGAAACCCGCCACCCCAAACTTCGCAAACGCATCGAAACCGTCTTTTCACAACTCGTCGCCGGGCAGATTCGTTCCGTTCAAGCCAAAACGCTCGCAGGCTTACGGCTTCGTGTCGTGCTGGCTGTCCTCGCTCACAACCTCACTAGGCCCTAA
- a CDS encoding prohibitin family protein, producing the protein MTKRQEQGGEGTPRRSFPVRLGLIVGGLALAGLVVEQGLRVVPAGNVGVVFSALGGVRAQPLQEGVHFVTPFIDRVNLYSTRTQEVTLSHARGEGDEGAIRARSKEGLDITADVTVRYAINPARASELHQKLGPAYERVLIAPEIRSKVRDAIGQVNAADLISTQRQAVEVRVSEALKQEFARNNIVLDAVLLRELKIPESVAKAIEQKQTAEQQVAVERNRLQQANISAQRAVVEAEGAARAAVAKARGEAEALSLRGRALRENPQLIQLTVAEKLSPGINTVMLPADGNFLLDLKSLQGQQGGVAAKPGN; encoded by the coding sequence GTTTTCCCGTGCGGCTGGGGCTGATCGTGGGGGGGCTGGCGCTCGCCGGGCTGGTGGTCGAGCAGGGACTGCGGGTGGTGCCCGCCGGGAACGTGGGCGTGGTGTTCAGCGCGCTCGGCGGCGTGCGGGCCCAGCCCCTCCAGGAGGGGGTGCATTTCGTCACGCCGTTCATCGACCGGGTGAACCTGTACTCGACGCGCACCCAGGAGGTCACGCTCTCGCACGCGCGGGGCGAGGGGGACGAGGGGGCGATCCGGGCGCGCAGCAAGGAGGGGCTCGACATCACGGCGGACGTGACGGTGCGCTACGCGATCAACCCGGCGCGGGCGTCGGAGCTGCACCAGAAGCTCGGCCCGGCGTACGAGCGGGTCCTGATCGCGCCCGAGATCCGCTCCAAGGTGCGCGACGCCATCGGGCAGGTCAACGCGGCGGACCTGATCAGCACCCAGCGGCAGGCGGTCGAGGTGCGGGTCTCGGAGGCGCTGAAACAGGAGTTCGCCCGCAACAACATCGTGCTCGACGCCGTGCTGCTGCGGGAACTCAAGATTCCCGAGAGCGTCGCCAAGGCCATCGAGCAAAAGCAGACCGCCGAGCAGCAGGTCGCGGTGGAGCGCAACCGGCTCCAGCAGGCCAACATCAGCGCCCAGCGCGCGGTCGTGGAGGCCGAGGGGGCGGCGCGGGCGGCGGTCGCCAAGGCGCGCGGCGAGGCGGAGGCGCTCAGCTTACGCGGGCGGGCCCTGCGCGAGAATCCGCAGCTCATCCAACTGACGGTGGCCGAGAAGCTCTCGCCCGGCATCAACACGGTGATGCTGCCCGCCGACGGGAACTTCCTGCTGGACCTCAAGAGCCTGCAAGGGCAACAAGGGGGGGTGGCGGCCAAACCGGGGAACTGA